Genomic segment of Perognathus longimembris pacificus isolate PPM17 chromosome 11, ASM2315922v1, whole genome shotgun sequence:
GACTTTCCCACAGGCCTAAGGCTCCGGACTCCTCAGCGGGCCTCGGGGTCTTCTCGGCTCTGCTTGGAATCTCTCTGTCAGCTCTCGTCGGGCCTCTAGCTCCCAGCAGGCCTTGGCTCTGCAGGCCAGGGTTCCGGCCTCCTCTCCACTCACAGGCCCGGGGCTCCGGCTCTCCTGTCCACAGGCTCggctcccctcaggcctgaggggaaccAGGGCACTGCTCTGCTCCACTCCCTGGGGCCTTACTTTCTCCCTACCTCTTCTCCCTTTTCCCGGAAATCCTGCCCTCTTATATCCCCCCAGCTGCCTGCAGTCTGAGGGTGGTGGTTCCGGTGTGGCAATGATGACTACATGGGGCGGGGCTTGTCGCCCCTCTCCCCTGAGGTTATTACAGAGCTAGTTCTACCATGCTGCATCTCTTACCATGCTCCAGTCTTGGCACATGAAAAATGAATGGTTCCTAAGCCTCAAATATGCAGAGTACTTTCATTGTTTctgttgagataaggtctcactatgaaacccaggttggccttgaactccttaTGTATACCAAATTGGAGTGGAGGATGGAATTTGAGATCCTCCTATGGAAGCCACCTGAgggctaggatcataggcatatgCAACCATGCTTGGCTGAAATCTGCTTTGAATGTCTAAAATGTTCTCATTTTCAGTCCCATAAACAATTACAGCTAtgcttctaattttattccagaaAATACATCAATGTCAGTTTAGTGTTAATTTTCAAAAGCATGGCCATTTCATGCATCACAGAACACTCATTAATAGAAAGTTGGAACTCATTGTGTCTGCGCTTGGCCGCAGCCCGGGTCTTCCTGCCACGTGGAAGCATCTGTCACCCAGCATCTGTACAGGACCACCCCAGACCTCCTAACACTATTAATTTATGAAACTTTTCCTCAGcgcagttttgttttgtgtgtccaTTGGATTACaaactttattaaaaaatacaaaacaaaaaatagaaagttgGAGACAAATTAATCTCTAGCTAATACTCGGTATGTTATGTAGATTTGtggatatatatatttatttatatcaatATTTACCCATACCTTCTAAAAACATCAATAATCCTTACCATCATCTAGGCAATCTATTGCTTTCAAGCAGACACTCAGTGCTCTCTATGTGCCCTCACCTCATTTCACCTataatagatagatacataagaCAGATGAGAAGGAAGTTCACAGAAAGTGACTTTCCATGGCAGTCTTAGACCCATCAACCCCCTGAAAAATGACCCAGCCTCTTATGAAACTGCACCAACTCAAAAGGAGATGGCATTCTCTGGCATGTTCTTCTAGCATTTATCCCTTGTCATCTTTCCATTGTCTGAGCCCTGCAttgtttttcttcaaaggaagaaaatgtctcaacctacagagacagagagatgcatCGAGTCCCTGATTGCTGTTTTCCAGAAGTATGCTGGAAAGGATGGAAACTCAACTCTGTCCAAGACGGAGTTCCTACGCTTCATGAATTCAGAACTGGCTTCCTTCACAAAGGTACTAGTCCCAGCCCTCACAGCTTAGTGTCCCCAATATGGAATGACCAGGAATAAAGGGTCTGCAGCTTAATTCCCACactcctgcctgcctccttctGTTTCACTCCAAGCCAGCTGATCTACATAGCAGCCCAGGCTGAGCCCCTGAGGCTCAGGGGTGCAGAGCATACGTGTTAAAGAACTTTGTCTTAGAAATAACCACGTGGTTTAAAGATCACAGTGTGCAAACTGCATGAGATGAGGAATGGGGAATCATGTTTCTATGAAGTGATAGTCTGTTTCTACATGTAGAAAATGAGAATAGTGGTAACTCCCTTCTTTGTACTTTACACTCCACCTGGCAGCATACTTGAACGCAGGAAACGTAACATTAAGCATTCTCATTATTATCTTTGCAGAGCCAGAAGGACCCTGGTGTCCTTGACCGCATGATGAAGAAGCTGGACCTCAACGCTGATGGTCAGCTAGATTTCCAAGaatttcttaatcttattggtgGCTTAGCCATAGCTTGCCATGACAGCTTCTTCAGTTCCCATCCTCAGAAGCGTTTCTGAGCCTCCACAGGCCTGGCCTCaaaccttcctcctcccctccagccaCTCAGTTGTCATCTCCTTCTCCCAGTCCACATTTACCCTGAGTCTAACACACCTGCCACCCTGTGCAGCCCACTCCTGGTGGCAGTAATAAAGTAATATTgacttttaaaaacacacactggagagtCAGTTCATTTGTGCAAAGGAGGGTAGACTACAGGAGGGATGTAAATTAGATCAATGGAAGCCATTACCAGAAGTAGCCTAGTAAACAGTAAAAGTGCATCCTGGTTGTGTGCATAATCATGATTAAGTAAAGTTTAAGCTGggcctcagtggctcacacctgtaatcctagcttctcaggaggctgagatctgaggattgtcgtttgaagccagcccaggcagaaaagtccccatgagactctgatctccaattaactactcaaaaactggaagtggagctgtggctcaaaatggtagagcactagccttgagcaaaagagctcagagacaatgcccagactctgagttcaagccctacaaccaacaaaaataaaaactaaaaaaaaaattgttttaacgGATACGAAGCTTTTAATTCAAGATTCAAATATTAAACTTCTATGGCATTCTGCCTATAAGAAAGGTGAGTGAGTGAGAGACCCTAGGAGGAGGGTTAGGCTTAGGAGAAGGTGAGGAGCTCGGTGACGTGTTTTGTGATGGAGGTGTCACTGGGAGCTCAACTTGGCAATGCCCAAGGGCTGTTGACAATCTGAATCTTGAGAGAACACTCCGCTTCAGAGGTAGAGAGAAGAAGATCTGGCCTTTGTAAACAGCTGGGGGAGAGGGCCACAAGAGGACTCAGCAAAGGAGCACCTGAAAAGGTAGGAGACACAGCAGCAGAGTTGAGAGAGCTGAAGGAGAAGACAGCATGATTAAGAAGGCAGGGCTGGTGGACCATAGCAATCAGCATCCTTTAAATGCTGAAGTTCCTTGGGCTCTCATATGAAGCCTCCTGCTGGGATCTTACCCACTCTCTCGGGTCTCCATGTATCCGTCACTAGTGAGCACTGGTATTTATCTCTTTACCTGATTCTACCTCCTCGTGTCAAAGCTGCCTCCTATCTGTTCTCCTATGGAGACcacataaaataatacaaatttttcacttttcatgtattgaacaaatattttcttataacTATTCTGTGTTACATAGGAGGATGAAAAAGGCAGAGAAGATTCTTGTCCACAAGAAGTTGGCATTTTCAGACTAAACTCACCACACTACCCACCTGACTTCTCCACAGTTCCCCATCTTGGGAGATGGCATCTCCACCCACCTAGCTGTATTGTCCAAGACCATGGAAGCCAGTTTTCACTCCTTTTCCCTTATGTCTCGCTCCCATCAAATCCTTAGGCCCCTTCAGTTCTCCACCAAAATATCTCTTGACTCCACCCCAGCTATCCTCTTCCCAGACTACCACCACGCCTCCCCTCTAGACACTGCAGTGGCTACTCAACTGGCCCCTCCCAGGATTTTACCTCTTCCTGCCCCTTTCTGTCCCAAAGCCTCTGATTTGGATGCTATCCTGCTTCAGGTCCTTCAGTGGGCTCCTTGGTGCCCTTCAGCATGTAAATCCAGACATAATGTACACCTCTTGGCTCACGTtctcctcttatatccccttccctgcccctcacACAAACATGGGCTTCTCTCACGCCCTGGCCTGAGCCCACTGCCTGGAGCAGCATTCTACCATACCATACCACTCACCAACCCTTCACGACTCAGCCAAATGGTCTTTTCTCCAGGAAACTTTGTAATCTTTCTTTAAATTCCTTGGTTctgtttcttgatccattctcatattcctttcctgtaGTCATGAAATGGCTTTTAGCATTTCTTGGGCTACAGTCTCTCAGAGTAGAATCTGAGAGggaaagaggcaaaaaaaaaaatagcctttgtCCTAAAATTTCAGCAGAAGTACTGAGATTCACTCCGACCAGCTGGGATCACATGACTACCCCTAAGCCAATAACTGTGACCAAGGAATGCAGTATACCATAGTGTAGGCCAAACTTGTGTCTTTGACTCTTAAATTGGGAGTACTCCCTACCTAGACTATGAGAAAGAAGATCCAATTGTAGGTTGTCTCAAGAGACAATAGATTGTTGAAGAAACAAGGAGAAAACATACACAAAGTGCACATGCCTCAAGTATGTACAACAAAGGTGTAAAACTCAATGGTACATCTCCCAGAACCTAAccttcttgcttcctttctcATTTCAGTGGACTGCATCATCAGCCATCCAAATATTCAAATCATAAGCCTAAATCTTCCTTTTCtcatctcctgtgttctcatccCCTCCTTACCACTCTCATGGCTTTATTACAGACTCTTAGCTGACTTACTTAACCATGTCTCCATTCCCTCTGTTTCAAAAACTGTAGGCTGTGAGTGGATCAGTAtgagagtgcttgtctagaacaTTcaaagggagtgtgtgtgtgtgtgtgtgtgtgtgtgtgtcttctggccattttccctcTTATAAAGTCATCAAGATTCAAACATGGGGGTTCCACCAAGATGACCTTATTTGGTCCTAATCACTTTCCAAAAGTTCCATTACTAAACAATCAATGCAGTGCCCAGAGTGTAATAGCaaaattatttgttgaatgaataagtaCTAGATAATGCTATCAAATCAGACTTGTGACAGACTGTATATATGTGTCAGGGTCTCCATAGGAAACACATGCACACCTATAGACACACTAAAGAGTTTAATGAGGAGTCTGTTGACAAAGGTAGGAGTGGACATAAGCAAAACAAGAGATAGCCAAACATCAGAAGTAACAAAATTAGGAAGCTGCCCCCCACCTCTTGGCTGGCCTGGGCAGGGTAATGAAGAAAGTTTCTGGAATCCATAAAGAGTCATGGCCTATGGTGAGGGACTACTCACAGATGCTGCTGTGGACAATAGAAATACAGCCACTGTGAGCCATAGCCTGGCAGggggaaaaagggggggggggataaataCCAATCTTTCTTTTCTACATTGTGATCTCCTACAAGAGCTTCCCATGCCTCTTCTGCTAGAAGGCTGAGCAGGGAAGAGAAGCATAGGCAGTGGAGCCGGAAGACAGAAAACAGGATGCAGGACATTGTAGAATGAGGCCACTATTTTCCTTTGGAAAAGTAGAGAATAAGGTGTCAATGCTAATTCACATAcagttgttttttggggtttttttagtATACTATCAATTAGCTGGAAAACATTTTTGCTGTGGTTATATACACAGACATGAAATGTAACATTTATAGTAGATAGTTCCATGGCATTAAGTATATTCCCATTGTTGTATAAACTTCACCTTCATCAATCTCCATGATTTTCTCTTCCTAAACTAACAGTCTGTATCCATTCAACAATTCCTACGTGgcacctcatgcctgtaatcctagttctattcagaaggcagagttagaaggattgtagttcaaggctagccaagcaaaaagtgagactctcatctcaaccaacaatcTGGTGTGGGGATACATAGGTATGTATCATCCCTTCTacgtggaagaaaaaaataaggtgtTGGTTCatgccagcctagacaaaaacatgagactccatttgaaaaataagtaaaagcagGTAGGaatatggctcaagcggtataaTTtctacctagcaagtataagacTGTAacccaaaccctagtactaccaaaaaggggggggggggagtgtgggggaggaaccaggcactagcagctcacacctgtagtcctagctactcaggaggctgagatctgaggatcaaagttggaagcaaggccaggcaggaaagtccatgatactcttatctccaattaatcaccaaaaagctggaagtggagctgtggcttaagttgcacaccaaagctcagggacagtatccaggctttgacatcaagtcccaggactggtacaaaagaaagaaggagacggagaaggaagaaaagaggaggaaggaaggaagtcatttTCTATTCTCTCATTTCCTACTATGTGAAAAACAGTCTACATTTTGCCTTTATAAAATTGATGGTTCTACATAACTCATAATTCATATAAGTAGAAGTAGAATCataatgtttttccttttgttactggcttatttcacttagcataatgtcctaGATGAATGAACATGTTATAGTGTGCAACAGGATTTCCTTTTTAAGgcagaataatattccattacatCTAAGTCCATTTAtgcaactattttattttttatttattttttatttttggacagtcctgggccttggactcagggcctgagcactgtccctggcttctttttgctcaaggctaacactctgccacttgagtcacagcgccacttttggccattttctgtgtacgtggtgctggagaatcgaacccagagcttcaagtgtacgaggcaagcgctcttgccactaggccatatccccagccctgtgcaactattttaaaaataacccaGAGTGAGTAATTTACAATGTTCAGAAATTTCTTTCTCACAATTGTAGAGGCTGGGAAGTCCAGCATTAAAGTGCCAGCAGTATCTGGAGAGGAACCTACCATCTTTTTCCAAGATGGTCCCTAGAATGCTTGCATTCTCTGGAGCTGAGACATACTGTTCCTCTGATGGCAGAGGTGCAGAAGAAGGGAATTCATTCCCAGGCTTTTTTAGAGTGGCATTAATTCATAAAAGCAAAGTCCTCATGACCTGAATACCTCCCATTAGGCCCCAGTTCCCAATACTGTTACATTGGTATtcacttgtggggttttttttgggggggggttgttgtttttgttttttggttcttgttgttgttgtttttgccatcttggggcttgaactcagggcctgagcactgtccctggcttctttttgctcaaagctagcactctaccacttgagccacagcgccacttctggccttttctatatatgtggtgctgaggaatcgaacccagggcttcatgtatatgaggcgagcactttaccactaggccacattcccagccctggtacttTTAACCTGTGGATTTTGGAACACATGGTGTATATCCACCACCTTGCATGCATTCATCTGACCTTCTCCAACATTTGGATGGCCTCCACtctttggttattgtgaataataGTACTATAAATATGGGTGTAAAAATATTTGTTCAATCCCTGCTTTCAGTTCCTTCAAGAGTATAACTCAAAAATGGAATTGCTAAATcacacacaattttatttttaaggttttgAAGATGCCACATTGTTTTCCACAGTGCTTATATACACATTTTATACTACCAGCAGTGCACCAGGGCTCaaattcccctcccccatcctcaccACTACTTGCCATTTTTAAAGCTATCTTGCCAGAcactaatggctcatacctgttactagctactcaggaagctaagtccatgtaagactcttatctacaattaaccaccaaaaagaggaaagtggagccatggttcaagtgctagtcttggagcaaaaatactcagggacagttcaagccccaagactggcaaaacaaaacagaaagccacCTTAATGGAGGCAAAGTgacatctcattgtggttttgacttGCACATTCCTGATGATTAGAgattgtcgggatctgaacgatccccttctccccgatctcccggggagaatggtgaaccccaaaatctatgaaagagcactcggccttgccttccgctgacagaaggccaaaggcgtactatCATGGACttgcactaagttgaggaaaggttgctgaagcctcccctccccccagtcccctcacatgttaccgggggcggaaagaaggcatcagggacatgctgcggtggtgggatgcgtctcaaaaactttaatagggaaaggcatttatatagaggcaatggtgggaaagaaagggggctggccaaagggccagtcataggctaaggaccatgtccatcaagtgatatcacgaaacttcctttgtgggcgggacaaccccatcatggtggcacgcacgtgttcacctcccaggggcgaggctttcttttccggttgaggccagaaggtgggaggaacttcctcccacactaccccagagctggcggggaagggcagcgtcttgggggctctgtgcccttcccccttcatggccgaaactgaatccccaacaagagATCTTAAGTATCCGTTCCtttatttattggtcatttgtatAGCTTCTCAGGAAAAATATAGATTCAAGACTTTCGCCCATTGTTTTTCACTGACATGCTAGACAATAGATTCACCAATGAGTTAAATCTCCAGTCCCATGTTGCTCAATTTTTATTCAGCTTTTGTCTCTGCTGTTTACTGAGTTGTAGGAGTTCTTTATACACCCAAGATTTTAAGCCATTATTATATATATGACTTGTAACTATCCTATCCATTTTATGGGttactttttcatttatattGCCATTTGAAATATAAAAGCTTTTAACTTTGATGAAGaccagtttattttttcttttgttgcctgTGCTTTTGGTGTGACATCCAAGAAATAATTGCTAATCCAATATGCAAATTTCTAAGAACAAGTCAAAGATTTGTCCTTTTGATGAAGATCTAGGCAATACTGGTAGGATTTCTGTCAAGACTGAAGATGGAACAGATTCAGAAAGCTCGTTTTCTACTACAAATAATACTGCATGAAATAGATTCcctccaaaaatatgaaaatactttATCATAtaaaaggcagagaaaaaaatatccaggagctaaaatatagaataaacttggccaggcactggtggctcacgcctactcaagatgctgagatctgaggatcatggtcccaaGCCAGACCTtgcagaaaagtcagtaagactcttaactccaactaatcacagaaaaagacagaagtggcacagtgcttcaagtggtatagtgctagccttgagcagaaggagcctagggacagggcccagtcccagagttcaagccccaggacaggcaaaaaaaaaaaaaaaaaaaaatctttgaagcaGTGACAGTGCTCCAGCATTGGGCCACAGAACCCAGCTTATTAAAGGAAGAACTGGGCTCTTAACTATAGGAGGCACCTGATAAAGACTTGCCTGTCAGTGATGAAACCTGGAAAACTCAGTCCACCATCTGGGAACAGGACTCAAAATTAGTCCTGGGTGCGGGAGGGGAGATAAAAATCATCCGAAGAAACTGGAGCACTGCTCTTGAATTTCAAATAGATACTGCTTGTTACCAAATTCCCAGACCAAGAAACCCACTAAAAACTCCTTCAGAGCGGCAAGTGTCATAATATGCTAGGCCAATGCAAAACTACCTCATGAAGATGCCTCCTGCCACTTGGAGAATTCCCACAGGTGATAAGGACCACTTAAAGAGGCTCTGAGGCCAACGTTATGCAGCATGAGGGATGATGTATACATGCAATGGACCACAGACTTCACATAcacttaagaaaagaaaaaggttaaaaagACTTCatcatgtgggctggggatatagcctagtggcaagagtgcctgcctcggatacacgaggccctaggttcgattccccagcaccacatatacagaaaaaacggccagaagcgggcgctgtggctcaagtggcagagcgctagccttgagcgggaagaagccagggacagtgctcaggccctgagtccaaggcccagtactggccaaaaaaaaaaaaagacttcatcaTGGATATAACTAAAAGTCCAAATAAAGTAAGAAATCTAATGCATAAAATaagggcaaataaaaaaaaaaaaaaactaagagattCTATGAATAAAATAGTCATGAAAATTATAAAGGACCCTGAAGTTGGCTATTCTACCCCTAATTAACACTGGCCCAGCTCCAGTGATATGGGGAAGAAGCTGGTCCAGCTCCACTGCACCCCAGGAAGACCTGAGTGACTCACCAGACCCACCTCACAATGACCCTATTATACTGTCCAGGAAGCTGGTGAGAGATGTAGTGGGAATtcaggctgagatgggaggaccaCACCTGCTACAAATCCTGCTTTGTTTCTGGCTCTCTAATCTCCtaaatctctctccctcaccactaaAAGCATTCCTGGGTGACAGCAATCAAGGAAGAAGACTGGGAGGAGAGGCAAGTCTGCACTGGCAGGGAACTGCCTTCTGAGCAGCCGGTGTGGCTAGGAGGGCGGGGCAGAGGGGATACTGTCTCCTTAGCTCCACCTCCTTGGCTGAGCACACAACCAAAGCAGAGAGAATTCCTTCCATCCCAGGTGTATACTCCCAACCCTTCACACCATCGTAGGGATGCAAGTAAAGATAAGTGCTTAGACATGTTGCAAGTCCAGTCCAAAAGCTGGTCAAGTTCTAGCAGAAGAAGGAAGTGTGGAAAGTTTAGGAAGGCATAAATGACTAAGCAGCAGAGGTTGCTTCCTAATTGCCAGCTCATCCTCCTCACTTCGACACCAAGCTAAACTGTCTGCTTTCTGCTCCCTGGGGCCAAAATTGCTTTCCTCAGGATACAACCAGTCCTCACTCTGTCACCAATCCTGTGCTCAGCCTTCATCCTCAGGGAAACTGTCAATAGCCCTGCAACTCCCTGACATCATCTCCTCCTTCCAGGATATTCACACTTGCATATTGTATGCCTTGTGCCTGAGAAAACATTGGATTCTTGTCCCCAACTTGCCACCCATTAAGTATGTGATCACAGGCAAATTCTGAATCTCTTCAGTCTTACCTGGAAAATTGAAGATAAGCTTTATACAAATGATTGATTGTttttgcctcttgtcctttttcttctttttatcataAGAAATAGTTACAGGACAGTGTAATCTGTCTTGTGGGTATTCAGTGTTGGACTTTTACTCTTAGTGTGAACCACTGTGTCTATTTTAATACAGGGTGAAAAACAGTGATCTATTTTCCATCTTCTACATGTGGATATCCCATTTTCCCAGGACCACTTACTAAAATATCTTTTTGCCCCATTGTATACATGTCATCAAGGAAACAAATGACTACAAATGCCAACAAGAAtgaatgagaggggctgggaatatggcctagaggcaagagtgcttgcctcatatacatgaagccctgggttcgattccccagcaccacatatatagaaaactgccagaagtggcgctgtggctcaagtggcagagtgctagccttgagcaaaaagaagccagggacagtgcttaggccctgggtccaaggcccaggactggccaaaaaaaaaaaaaaaaatgaatgaatgagagggTTGGGTGGAGAAAGAACACACTCTTACTCACTGCtggtggtaggaatgtaaattaatccagcc
This window contains:
- the S100a11 gene encoding protein S100-A11, giving the protein MSQPTETERCIESLIAVFQKYAGKDGNSTLSKTEFLRFMNSELASFTKSQKDPGVLDRMMKKLDLNADGQLDFQEFLNLIGGLAIACHDSFFSSHPQKRF